One genomic region from Leptolyngbyaceae cyanobacterium JSC-12 encodes:
- a CDS encoding hypothetical protein (IMG reference gene:2510095505): protein MLKNFTPSHILTEFAPTDCAMNYPIPANPQEVVALRQKTINEELIASAIAGVIQVARSTGQSLEDLMAEIMADDALLDAQQRRWLSEVVAVAWEKLP from the coding sequence ATGCTAAAAAACTTTACACCTTCTCATATTCTTACTGAGTTCGCTCCCACAGATTGCGCCATGAACTATCCTATTCCAGCAAATCCCCAAGAAGTTGTTGCACTTCGACAAAAAACTATTAACGAAGAATTGATTGCCTCTGCGATCGCCGGAGTAATCCAGGTTGCCCGTTCCACAGGGCAATCGTTAGAAGACCTAATGGCAGAAATTATGGCAGATGATGCATTGCTCGATGCCCAACAACGCCGTTGGCTGAGCGAAGTCGTTGCTGTTGCCTGGGAAAAACTGCCTTAA
- a CDS encoding serine-pyruvate aminotransferase/archaeal aspartate aminotransferase (IMG reference gene:2510095506~PFAM: Aminotransferase class-V): MDNKLMLMIPGPTPVPEKVLLAMAKHPMGHRSGDFSEIMAEVTQNLKWLHQTQNDLLILTASGTGAMEAGIINFLSPGDRVLVGCNGKFGERWGEVCDAYGLQTERITAEWGKALDPEQFREKLEADQEKSIKAVIITHSETSTGVLNDLETINRHVKAHGEALIIVDTVTSLGAVSVPVDEWGLDVVASGSQKGYMIPPGLGFVAVSAKAWEAYKTAKLPRYYLDLGKYKKDAAKNTTPFTPPVNMFFGLQVALQMMQAEGLENIFARHQRLTAASRAAVKALGLPLFAPDDAASPAITAVIPDGVDAEKVRSVMKKRFDIALAGGQDHLKGKIFRIGHLGFVSDRDILAAISALEATLLELGYEGFAPGSGVTAAAKALSGL, translated from the coding sequence ATGGACAACAAATTGATGTTGATGATTCCTGGACCTACGCCAGTGCCAGAGAAAGTCTTACTGGCAATGGCAAAGCATCCAATGGGGCATCGCAGCGGTGATTTTTCCGAAATCATGGCAGAGGTCACACAAAACTTGAAGTGGCTTCATCAGACCCAGAATGATTTGCTGATTCTGACTGCCAGTGGCACGGGTGCAATGGAAGCTGGCATTATTAATTTTCTGAGTCCGGGCGATCGCGTATTGGTAGGCTGTAACGGGAAGTTTGGCGAGCGCTGGGGCGAAGTTTGCGACGCTTATGGACTGCAAACTGAACGGATTACAGCAGAATGGGGCAAAGCCCTTGATCCAGAGCAGTTTCGTGAAAAACTAGAAGCAGATCAAGAAAAATCCATCAAAGCAGTAATCATTACCCATAGTGAAACCTCGACGGGCGTTCTGAATGATCTGGAAACGATCAACCGTCATGTCAAAGCCCACGGTGAAGCTTTGATCATTGTAGATACAGTCACCAGTTTAGGAGCGGTGAGTGTGCCTGTAGATGAGTGGGGTCTGGATGTCGTGGCATCGGGTTCGCAGAAAGGCTATATGATCCCTCCAGGGTTGGGGTTTGTTGCTGTGAGCGCCAAAGCCTGGGAAGCCTACAAAACGGCGAAATTACCCAGATACTATCTAGATCTGGGTAAGTATAAAAAGGATGCAGCGAAAAACACCACGCCATTCACACCACCTGTCAACATGTTTTTTGGCTTGCAAGTGGCACTGCAAATGATGCAAGCTGAAGGATTGGAAAATATCTTTGCACGCCATCAACGGCTCACAGCAGCCAGCCGTGCCGCAGTTAAAGCCTTGGGGTTACCTCTCTTTGCCCCTGACGATGCCGCCAGCCCAGCTATCACCGCTGTGATTCCGGATGGGGTAGATGCAGAAAAAGTTCGTTCTGTTATGAAGAAGCGGTTCGATATTGCCCTAGCAGGCGGACAAGATCATTTGAAAGGCAAGATCTTCCGGATTGGGCATTTAGGGTTCGTGAGCGATCGCGATATTCTTGCAGCAATTAGTGCCCTGGAAGCAACCTTATTAGAACTTGGCTACGAAGGATTTGCTCCTGGTTCAGGGGTCACGGCGGCGGCTAAAGCGCTTTCAGGCTTGTAA
- a CDS encoding Protein of unknown function (DUF2949) (IMG reference gene:2510095507~PFAM: Protein of unknown function (DUF2949)), which translates to MGPSTYARLIRFLQEDLAISASSIAIALRHSEQDPGPLPMILWQYGLITLEQLDRIYDWLENA; encoded by the coding sequence ATGGGACCCTCGACTTATGCTCGATTGATTCGCTTTTTGCAAGAAGATCTAGCGATTTCCGCATCCTCAATTGCGATCGCACTGCGTCATTCTGAGCAAGACCCTGGTCCATTGCCGATGATTCTTTGGCAATACGGACTGATTACCTTGGAACAACTGGATCGAATTTATGATTGGCTCGAAAATGCCTGA